A genomic stretch from Arvicanthis niloticus isolate mArvNil1 chromosome 12, mArvNil1.pat.X, whole genome shotgun sequence includes:
- the Nrros gene encoding transforming growth factor beta activator LRRC33 produces MEFLPLWLCLGFHFLIVEWRSGRGTVTAASQGGCKVVDRVADCRGLNLASVPSGLPSHSRMLILDANPLKVLWNHSLQAYPRLENLSLHSCHLDLISHYAFQEQGHLRNLVLADNRLSENYKESAAALHTLLGLRRLDLSGNSLTEDMAALMLQNLSSLEVVSLARNTLMRLDDSVFEGLEHLMELDLQRNYIFEIEGGAFDGLTELRRLNLAYNNLPCIVDFSLTQLRFLNVSYNILEWFLAAREEVAFELEMLDLSHNQLLFFPLLPQCGKLHTLLLQDNNMGFYRELYNASSPQEMVAQFLLVDGNVTNITTVNLWEEFSSSDLSALRFLDMSQNQFRHLPDGFLKKTPSLSHLNLNQNCLKKLHIREHEPPGALTELDLSHNQLAELHLAPGLTGSLKNLRVFNLSSNQLLGVPTGLFDNASSITTIDMSHNQISLCPQMVPLDWEGSSSCVDFRNMASLRSLSLDGCGLKALQDCPFQGTSLTHLDLSSNWGILNGSISPLSAIAPTLQVLSLRDVGLGSGSAEMDFSAFGNLRELDLSGNSLTSFPRFKGSLALRTLDLRRNSLTALPQRVVSEQPLRGLQTIYLSQNPYDCCGVEGWGSLQHFRTVADLSMVTCNLSSKIIRVVELPEGMPQDCKWGQVDTGLFYLVLILPSCLTLLVACTVIFLTFKKPLLQVIKSRCHWSSIY; encoded by the exons ATGGAGTTCCTGCCCCTTTGGCTTTGCCTGGGTTTTCACTTCTTGATTGTGGAATGGAGGAGCGGACGAGGGACAGTCACGGCAGCTTCCCAAGGAGGCTGCAAGGTG GTCGACAGAGTCGCTGACTGCCGGGGTCTGAACCTGGCTTCAGTGCCCAGTGGACTTCCATCCCATTCCCGGATGCTCATTCTGGATGCCAACCCTCTCAAGGTCCTGTGGAATCATTCCCTCCAGGCCTACCCACGCCTGGAGAACCTCAGCCTGCACAGCTGTCACCTGGACCTTATCAGCCACTACGCCTTCCAAGAGCAAGGCCACTTACGAAACCTGGTTCTGGCTGACAACCGCCTCTCTGAGAACTACAAGGAGTCAGCTGCAGCTCTCCACACCCTGCTGGGACTTCGAAGACTGGACTTGTCTGGAAACTCCCTGACTGAAGACATGGCGGCTCTCATGCTTCAGAACCTCTCCTCACTGGAGGTTGTGTCCTTGGCAAGGAATACCCTCATGAGGCTCGACGACTCTGTCTTTGAGGGCCTGGAGCACCTCATGGAACTGGATTTGCAGAGAAACTACATCTTTGAGATTGAGGGCGGTGCGTTTGATGGCTTGACGGAGCTGCGGCGTCTCAACCTTGCCTACAACAACCTCCCCTGCATCGTGGACTTCAGCCTCACCCAGTTACGgttcctcaatgtcagttatAACATCCTGGAGTGGTTCCTGGCAGCCAGGGAGGAGGTGGCCTTTGAACTGGAGATGCTGGATCTGTCTCACAACCAGCTGCTCTTtttcccactcctgcctcagtgtggcAAGCTGCACACCCTCCTGCTACAGGACAACAACATGGGCTTCTACAGGGAGCTTTACAACGCCTCCTCCCCCCAGGAGATGGTGGCCCAGTTCCTTCTTGTGGATGGCAATGTGACTAATATCACAACTGTCAACCTCTGGGAGGAGTTTTCCTCCAGCGACCTGTCAGCGCTTCGCTTCCTGGACATGAGCCAAAACCAGTTTCGGCACCTGCCGGATGGTTTCCTGAAGAAAACACCTTCCCTTTCCCACCTGAACCTCAACCAAAATTGCCTGAAGAAGCTCCACATCCGGGAGCACGAGCCACCAGGAGCACTCACCGAGCTGGATCTGAGCCACAACCAGCTGGCAGAGCTGCACCTGGCTCCAGGGCTCACTGGCTCGCTCAAGAACCTCCGAGTGTTCAACCTGAGCTCCAACCAGCTCCTGGGAGTCCCCACTGGCCTTTTTGACAATGCCAGCAGCATCACTACAATCGACATGAGTCACAATCAGATCTCACTTTGTCCCCAGATGGTGCCCTTAGACTGGGAGGGGTCCTCCAGTTGTGTGGATTTCAGAAATATGGCCTCTTTGAGgagcctttctctggatggctgtgGGCTGAAGGCATTACAAGACTGCCCATTCCAGGGGACCTCCCTCACCCATTTAGACCTGTCTAGCAACTGGGGGATTCTGAATGGCAGCATCAGCCCTCTCTCGGCTATTGCCCCTACATTACAGGTCCTGTCTCTCAGGGACGTGGGCCTTGGTTCTGGCTCTGCAGAGATGGATTTCTCTGCATTTGGGAATCTGAGGGAGTTGGATCTCTCAGGAAATTCCCTGACCAGCTTCCCGAGGTTCAAGGGCAGTTTGGCCCTGCGGACTCTCGACCTCCGCAGAAACTCTCTCACAGCCCTTCCTCAGAGGGTTGTGTCTGAGCAGCCCCTGAGGGGTCTGCAGACCATCTACCTCAGCCAGAACCCTTATGACTGCTgtggggtggagggatgggggtCCCTGCAGCACTTCAGGACTGTTGCTGACTTGTCCATGGTCACTTGCAACCTCTCTTCCAAGATCATTCGTGTGGTAGAGCTGCCGGAAGGCATGCCTCAGGACTGTAAGTGGGGGCAGGTGGACACTGGTCTATTCTACCTTGTGCTCATTCTTCCCAGCTGCCTCACCCTGCTGGTGGCCTGCACTGTCATCTTCCTCACTTTTAAGAAGCCTTTGCTTCAGGTTATCAAGAGCCGCTGTCACTGGTCCTCCATATACTGA